In Thalassoglobus sp. JC818, a single genomic region encodes these proteins:
- a CDS encoding zinc-dependent metalloprotease: MGIRKCLVLLTLIGLFGPLGQVNAQESKSKYEQLIDKKKKLSGMWTLYQSDQQLLAEISSTALKKEYIVIPSISQGISRGDVLGGMSWGFGDEIIWSLKLSGEKLFISQKNARFRAKSNSPEETAVKLAYSDSILFALPVLTKSPSGGILVDVTRVFMNDDLEVGRAIGSSFRLMTDRSTFSKIKAFEENIEIGLNTVFSGSTPIETVPNSKGVQVGIHYSVSVLPSVGSNGYKPRMADDRVGYFLTAIKDFSDKDEPEHFVRYVNRWNLQKLDPSIDRSPPKTPIKFYLENTVPIFLRPTVEAGILEWNKAFDKLGFAGAIRVDQQPVDDPDFDPENINYNTFRWITADAGFAMGPSRVDPRSGQILDADIIFDASFLDSWNRRWEIFRPEESHMFQIPESMPAEGPLGTGHLHGPHCTLGHEMQRQSATAAAMFMAVGVSKDGNLPDEFIHQGLKEVVMHEVGHTLGLRHNFKASAWKTLEEIDDPEADAEVATVASVMDYSPANVVIDREKQGLYYSQTIGPYDYWAIEYGYKPISGSEKDELNKIASRSGEPELEYGTDEDTRSIDPDPHSNRFDLGKDPLKYVRRQMEQSIELLPKIVESTVKEGDGYQRARQAFGLLLGQYAQGASFASRFPGGVSVHRDHKGDEDGQSPFAQIPAEKQREAMDLIAESVFASPAIKGSDLNYLAASRWSHWGTSSPSRLDYPIHDTILSMQETVLGNLLSSIVLERILDNEFKAAEEDDVYTLAEHERRIVEGIFSELDQEEAAEFTNKEPMISSFRRNLQRTTIRRLGSLISSGYSAPSDARTLARMHLGDLKDKATQLLENEEIELDDYSRAHLQESVALINKVLDAQLSLQIVY; the protein is encoded by the coding sequence ATGGGTATTCGCAAATGCCTGGTTCTCCTGACGCTGATTGGTCTGTTCGGACCATTGGGTCAGGTGAACGCTCAGGAAAGCAAGTCGAAGTACGAGCAGCTGATTGACAAGAAGAAAAAGCTGTCGGGTATGTGGACGCTCTATCAGAGTGATCAGCAATTGCTCGCTGAAATTTCTTCGACCGCACTCAAGAAGGAATACATCGTCATTCCTTCGATCTCTCAGGGGATCAGTCGAGGCGACGTTCTCGGCGGAATGAGCTGGGGATTCGGGGACGAAATTATCTGGTCGCTGAAGCTTTCCGGCGAGAAGCTCTTCATCAGCCAGAAGAACGCGCGGTTCCGTGCGAAATCAAACTCTCCAGAAGAGACAGCTGTCAAACTCGCTTACAGCGACAGCATTCTTTTCGCCCTCCCCGTGCTGACGAAGTCACCATCTGGCGGAATTCTCGTTGATGTCACCAGAGTCTTCATGAACGACGATCTCGAAGTCGGTCGCGCCATCGGATCTTCATTTCGGCTGATGACTGACCGATCGACGTTTTCCAAGATCAAGGCATTCGAAGAAAACATCGAAATCGGATTGAACACCGTCTTCTCCGGAAGCACTCCCATCGAGACGGTTCCAAACTCCAAAGGCGTTCAAGTCGGAATCCACTATAGCGTGAGTGTTCTCCCAAGTGTGGGATCGAACGGCTACAAGCCACGCATGGCTGATGATCGAGTCGGGTACTTCCTGACAGCGATCAAAGACTTTTCCGACAAAGACGAGCCCGAACACTTCGTTCGTTACGTGAACCGATGGAACCTGCAGAAGCTCGATCCATCGATTGACCGGTCGCCTCCCAAAACTCCGATCAAGTTCTACCTCGAAAACACCGTTCCAATTTTCCTGCGTCCAACCGTTGAAGCAGGGATTCTCGAGTGGAACAAAGCCTTCGATAAACTCGGATTTGCCGGAGCAATTCGGGTCGATCAACAACCTGTCGACGATCCAGACTTCGATCCAGAAAACATCAACTACAACACTTTCCGTTGGATTACAGCTGACGCTGGTTTCGCGATGGGACCATCGAGAGTCGATCCTCGATCCGGTCAGATTCTCGATGCAGACATCATTTTCGATGCAAGCTTCCTGGACAGCTGGAATCGTCGCTGGGAAATCTTCCGTCCGGAAGAAAGTCACATGTTCCAAATTCCGGAATCAATGCCTGCTGAAGGACCACTCGGAACAGGTCATCTGCACGGACCTCACTGCACCCTTGGACACGAAATGCAGCGTCAGTCAGCGACCGCAGCTGCAATGTTCATGGCGGTTGGCGTTTCGAAAGATGGAAACCTGCCCGATGAATTCATTCATCAGGGGCTGAAAGAAGTCGTGATGCACGAAGTCGGGCACACGCTCGGACTGCGACACAACTTCAAAGCGAGTGCTTGGAAGACGCTGGAAGAAATCGATGACCCAGAAGCAGACGCCGAAGTTGCGACCGTTGCCAGCGTCATGGATTACAGCCCAGCGAATGTTGTCATCGATCGCGAAAAGCAGGGATTGTATTACTCGCAGACGATCGGTCCGTACGACTACTGGGCCATCGAATACGGTTACAAGCCAATCTCTGGCAGCGAGAAAGATGAGCTGAACAAAATCGCTTCACGCTCGGGTGAGCCGGAACTGGAATACGGCACAGATGAAGACACGCGCTCCATCGATCCCGATCCACATTCCAATCGCTTTGACCTCGGAAAAGATCCGCTTAAGTACGTGCGTCGACAAATGGAGCAATCGATCGAACTTCTTCCGAAGATCGTCGAAAGCACTGTAAAAGAAGGCGACGGATACCAGCGAGCACGTCAGGCGTTCGGTCTTCTCCTCGGACAATACGCCCAAGGGGCTTCCTTCGCATCTCGCTTCCCAGGCGGGGTCTCGGTTCACAGAGATCACAAAGGGGATGAAGATGGCCAAAGTCCATTCGCACAAATTCCTGCAGAGAAACAGCGGGAAGCGATGGATCTGATCGCCGAATCCGTCTTCGCCAGCCCTGCGATCAAAGGCAGCGACTTGAACTACCTCGCTGCTTCACGCTGGTCACACTGGGGAACATCCAGCCCGTCACGCCTCGACTATCCGATTCACGATACCATCTTGAGTATGCAGGAAACGGTCCTCGGTAACTTGCTCAGCTCGATTGTTCTGGAGCGAATCCTCGACAACGAATTCAAAGCTGCCGAAGAAGACGATGTCTACACTCTGGCAGAACACGAACGACGTATCGTGGAAGGCATTTTCAGCGAGCTCGATCAGGAAGAAGCTGCCGAGTTTACCAACAAGGAGCCGATGATTTCGAGCTTCCGTCGAAATCTGCAGCGAACGACAATTCGACGTTTGGGTTCACTGATCTCGTCCGGATACAGTGCCCCATCCGACGCAAGAACACTCGCCCGGATGCATCTCGGAGATCTCAAAGACAAAGCGACTCAGCTTCTTGAGAACGAAGAGATCGAACTCGATGACTACTCGCGAGCCCATCTTCAGGAGTCTGTTGCTCTGATCAACAAGGTTCTGGATGCCCAGCTCAGCTTGCAGATTGTCTACTAA
- a CDS encoding DUF1501 domain-containing protein, giving the protein MFDSFTQPVSRREMLRKSATGFGSVGLIGALQQSGSLGTASAGTVSQLDVLPKAKRVIFLFMNGAPSHVDTFDPKPALEKHAGQQPSGKLYKPSKGSGFMPSPFKFAAHGKNGVVMSELFPHMAQCADDLCVIRSMHTDVPNHEPGLLMMHCGNLQPIRPCLGSWMSYGLGSENQNLPSFVALCPGRPVVGPQLWSSSFLPGEHQGVAVDTNNLDVEKLIANIQHPSLTRKEQRTQLDLLLELNRRHAQQRQNEAVLNEHIQAMELAYQMQSEASQAFDISLESEETRGMYGETPFGQSCLLARRLCERGVRFVQVYYVTKNGKQPWDTHTRNNQKHRELCADSDKATAALLADLKVRGLLDDTLVVWTGEFGRTPYSQMDKKEDLEKAGRDHHHTAFTTLLAGGGVKGGFTYGKTDEVGMDAVENRVHVHDLHATILHLLGLDHEKLTYRYSGRDFRLTDVHGSVVNDIIA; this is encoded by the coding sequence ATGTTCGATTCTTTCACTCAGCCTGTTTCGCGACGCGAGATGCTTAGGAAGTCCGCGACCGGTTTTGGATCTGTTGGCCTGATTGGAGCGTTGCAGCAATCCGGAAGTCTCGGAACAGCCTCGGCCGGAACAGTTTCGCAGCTTGATGTTCTGCCGAAAGCCAAGCGTGTCATCTTCCTGTTTATGAACGGAGCACCGTCTCACGTCGACACGTTCGACCCCAAACCCGCGCTGGAAAAACACGCTGGCCAACAGCCATCCGGCAAGCTCTACAAGCCATCCAAGGGCAGCGGATTCATGCCGTCCCCGTTCAAATTCGCGGCGCACGGCAAAAATGGCGTCGTCATGAGCGAACTCTTTCCACACATGGCTCAATGCGCCGACGACCTGTGCGTCATCCGCTCCATGCACACAGATGTCCCCAATCATGAACCGGGACTTCTCATGATGCACTGCGGAAATCTCCAGCCAATCCGCCCCTGCCTTGGCTCGTGGATGTCGTACGGACTGGGCAGCGAGAACCAGAATCTGCCGTCGTTCGTGGCACTTTGTCCCGGACGACCTGTTGTCGGCCCGCAACTCTGGTCGAGTTCGTTTCTCCCGGGAGAACATCAGGGAGTCGCCGTCGACACGAATAACCTCGACGTCGAAAAACTCATCGCCAACATTCAACACCCTTCTTTAACTCGAAAGGAACAACGAACGCAACTCGACCTGCTCCTCGAATTAAATCGTCGTCATGCACAGCAGCGACAAAACGAAGCGGTCTTGAATGAACACATCCAAGCCATGGAACTCGCTTATCAAATGCAAAGCGAGGCATCCCAAGCCTTCGATATTAGCCTAGAGTCCGAAGAGACTCGCGGCATGTATGGCGAAACTCCATTCGGCCAAAGCTGTTTACTCGCCAGACGACTCTGCGAACGCGGCGTCCGATTCGTGCAGGTTTATTACGTTACGAAGAACGGCAAACAACCCTGGGATACACATACAAGAAATAACCAGAAGCACCGCGAACTTTGTGCTGACAGCGACAAAGCCACCGCTGCCCTGCTCGCCGATTTAAAAGTGCGTGGGTTGCTCGACGATACACTCGTCGTCTGGACGGGCGAATTCGGCCGCACTCCTTATTCGCAAATGGATAAAAAAGAGGACCTCGAAAAAGCAGGCCGCGACCACCATCACACAGCCTTCACGACGTTGCTCGCTGGTGGCGGAGTGAAAGGCGGATTCACTTACGGCAAGACAGACGAAGTCGGAATGGATGCGGTCGAGAACCGAGTTCACGTCCACGACCTGCATGCCACAATTCTCCATCTCCTGGGCCTCGACCACGAGAAGCTGACCTACCGCTACTCGGGCCGAGACTTCCGACTGACCGACGTCCACGGATCAGTCGTCAACGACATCATCGCTTAG
- a CDS encoding PQQ-binding-like beta-propeller repeat protein: MFGLFVFLVSLSIFVTTATGDDWPQWGGPQRDAVWREPGIVESLPTGLLPRVWSTPIAEGYSGPAVADGRVFITDRIHGAGTNGTERVLALDAETGEILWKHEYPCLYDISYPAGPRATPVVDDDRVYTIGAVGNLYCLNVSTGEVIWSRDFQKDFGVVLPTWGMAASPLVDGDQLITLVGAKDGLVISFDKHSGEVIWRALDDPAIGYSPPVIHDFNGHRLLIQWHPQAISALRPETGEVVWQVPFAVRSGLTAPMARKEGQRVFVTAFYNGPMMIEVAEDGSDAKVIWRGESDSEIKTDKLHSIISTPWFEDDLIFGVDSYGQLRGLDAATGERLWETREATGEGRWWNAFLIPHEDRFFIHNEQGELIIASLGADGYTEHSRALLVEPTRKVQRRMTIWSHPAFAMKSVFARNDKEIVRVDLSR, translated from the coding sequence ATGTTCGGATTGTTTGTGTTTCTTGTTTCGTTATCGATTTTTGTGACCACAGCGACCGGTGATGATTGGCCGCAGTGGGGTGGTCCGCAGCGTGATGCTGTGTGGCGAGAGCCGGGGATTGTCGAGTCGCTTCCGACGGGATTACTTCCCCGTGTCTGGTCGACGCCCATTGCGGAAGGGTATTCGGGTCCGGCGGTCGCGGATGGACGTGTTTTCATCACCGATCGAATCCATGGGGCTGGGACGAACGGGACGGAACGCGTTCTGGCACTCGATGCAGAGACCGGAGAGATTCTCTGGAAGCACGAATATCCGTGTCTGTACGACATCAGCTACCCGGCCGGGCCACGCGCGACTCCCGTAGTGGATGATGATCGAGTTTACACAATTGGGGCTGTCGGGAATTTGTATTGTTTGAATGTCAGCACTGGAGAGGTGATCTGGAGTCGGGATTTTCAGAAGGACTTTGGAGTTGTGTTGCCAACGTGGGGAATGGCAGCCAGTCCTCTTGTCGATGGAGATCAATTGATCACTCTGGTCGGTGCGAAGGACGGTCTCGTGATCAGCTTCGATAAACACTCTGGTGAAGTGATCTGGAGAGCACTCGACGATCCGGCGATTGGTTACAGCCCGCCAGTCATTCACGACTTCAATGGCCATCGCCTGTTAATTCAATGGCACCCGCAGGCGATCAGTGCTCTTCGTCCTGAAACGGGAGAAGTTGTCTGGCAGGTTCCGTTTGCTGTGCGGTCTGGACTGACAGCTCCAATGGCTCGTAAGGAGGGGCAAAGAGTCTTTGTGACAGCGTTTTATAATGGACCGATGATGATTGAAGTCGCTGAAGATGGCTCAGATGCTAAAGTGATTTGGCGAGGCGAAAGCGACAGCGAGATTAAGACCGATAAGCTGCACTCGATTATCTCGACTCCCTGGTTTGAAGATGATTTGATTTTCGGTGTCGACAGCTATGGTCAGCTTCGCGGATTAGATGCTGCGACCGGTGAGAGGCTGTGGGAGACACGCGAGGCCACCGGCGAAGGGCGTTGGTGGAACGCGTTTCTGATCCCGCATGAAGATCGATTCTTCATTCATAACGAGCAGGGTGAACTCATCATTGCTTCTCTGGGAGCAGATGGATACACCGAGCACTCACGGGCACTGCTGGTTGAACCGACTCGAAAAGTGCAGCGGCGAATGACAATCTGGTCTCACCCTGCGTTTGCAATGAAGAGTGTCTTCGCTCGAAATGACAAAGAGATCGTGCGTGTGGACCTGAGTCGCTGA
- a CDS encoding ankyrin repeat domain-containing protein → MVKFFHLVVVIIAALFFVSSIFVAMVLFLVSKPNTPERQACEICMAIHNGSGLHTPFVLDRIRGVRASCDDAGPFEDRTPLHCAATYVDLEAVKTLLEAGADASARNYYDETPLSCLVDNWRHGDTDAVMCADLLYSYGASVSLKYYNGNTLLHVASFYFENVECLRWLLDHGCDIDARNRDGETALDLALRKEHSKAVAFLKNYVTLNPPQAAP, encoded by the coding sequence ATGGTCAAGTTCTTTCATTTGGTTGTTGTAATTATCGCCGCACTTTTTTTCGTGAGTTCGATTTTTGTGGCCATGGTTCTATTCCTTGTCTCAAAACCGAATACACCCGAAAGGCAAGCGTGTGAAATATGTATGGCGATCCACAATGGGAGTGGTCTGCACACTCCGTTCGTGTTGGATCGCATTCGTGGCGTGCGGGCGTCATGTGACGATGCGGGTCCATTTGAGGATCGTACACCGTTGCACTGCGCTGCAACTTATGTTGATTTGGAGGCGGTCAAAACTTTGCTGGAAGCTGGCGCAGATGCGTCGGCTCGCAACTACTATGACGAGACACCGCTTTCGTGCCTCGTGGACAACTGGAGGCATGGGGATACTGACGCGGTTATGTGCGCGGATCTTCTGTATTCGTATGGTGCGTCCGTGTCGTTAAAATATTACAACGGTAACACACTTCTGCATGTAGCTTCATTCTATTTTGAGAATGTAGAATGTCTGAGGTGGCTTCTGGATCACGGGTGCGATATTGACGCAAGAAACAGGGATGGTGAAACTGCACTCGATCTGGCTCTCCGCAAGGAACATTCGAAAGCTGTTGCGTTCCTGAAAAACTACGTCACACTTAATCCGCCCCAAGCTGCGCCCTAA
- a CDS encoding neuromedin U, protein MTLPVKLVCTLCLVVCSAAVVEAQEKWLSFDGSTTSQSVQKVETAVNWETKGTENSSWFEQGLFGESSPDLTAQLADESSNSILLVQGAGGEAGGGGSGDLAAKSQNPISDLVSLPLQSNWDFGIGPGNDQRYIGNLQPVIPIKLNEDWNLINRVIIPFVNLPTGLDEQEHGIGNVVGQFFFSPRNAEKFIWGVGPTVQFPTASTPNLGAQEWAAGVDAVAVIQEGPILTGVLITQLWGSKGHSDPFLAQPFFNYNLPEGWFLNVSGEANADWTLPRDSRWSFPLGGGVGRVFPILGQPVNVLCRFAPYVISPDGGPDWQFRFQFNLLFPK, encoded by the coding sequence ATGACTCTGCCTGTAAAACTCGTCTGTACACTCTGTCTCGTCGTCTGCTCGGCAGCAGTCGTCGAAGCGCAGGAGAAGTGGCTTTCCTTTGACGGATCGACGACGTCACAAAGCGTCCAGAAAGTTGAGACCGCCGTAAATTGGGAGACTAAGGGGACGGAGAACAGTTCGTGGTTCGAGCAGGGTTTGTTCGGAGAGAGCTCTCCCGATCTGACCGCACAACTCGCTGACGAGTCTTCAAACTCGATCCTGCTGGTGCAAGGAGCAGGTGGTGAAGCTGGAGGAGGAGGCTCGGGTGACCTCGCCGCGAAGTCTCAGAATCCGATCAGTGACCTCGTTTCGTTGCCACTGCAAAGCAACTGGGACTTTGGAATCGGGCCGGGAAATGATCAGCGTTACATCGGGAATCTACAACCAGTGATCCCGATCAAGCTGAACGAAGACTGGAACTTGATCAACCGCGTGATTATCCCGTTCGTCAACCTTCCAACTGGACTCGATGAGCAAGAGCACGGCATCGGAAATGTTGTCGGACAATTCTTCTTCAGTCCCCGGAACGCGGAAAAGTTCATCTGGGGCGTCGGGCCGACCGTTCAATTCCCAACGGCAAGCACCCCCAATCTCGGTGCTCAAGAGTGGGCAGCCGGAGTCGATGCGGTTGCAGTGATCCAGGAAGGTCCGATCCTGACAGGAGTTTTGATCACACAGCTTTGGGGATCGAAAGGGCATTCCGACCCGTTCCTCGCGCAACCATTCTTTAACTACAACCTGCCTGAAGGCTGGTTCTTAAATGTCTCAGGGGAAGCCAACGCTGACTGGACACTTCCCAGAGATTCGCGCTGGTCGTTTCCGCTGGGTGGTGGAGTTGGTCGAGTCTTTCCAATCTTGGGACAACCGGTCAACGTCCTCTGCAGATTTGCACCCTACGTCATCAGCCCCGACGGCGGACCAGACTGGCAGTTCCGCTTCCAATTCAATTTGCTCTTCCCGAAATAG
- a CDS encoding glycosyltransferase translates to MRKVLIVIPTLDRSGAEKQFVSLAIGLKERGDSVEVIALTRSGPYEEPLREAGISVTVLDKKTRFDVAAVWKLRSEIIKRTPDVVLSCLFAANSATRLATTGLRKMRPKIMISERCVDSWKSSWQHWLDRRLQSATDLMIANSQSVKAFYAEQGFPQQRIQVIPNGVDTPTSPSMTRDEFLESCGLPPDAQLLMFVGRLAPQKRIKDLLWAVQMLRHSCPNAYFLVIGDGPEREELKLVAQECEAEEQTRFLGAVPNASELLHHADVFWLASEFEGMSNSLMEAMACGKPSVVSDIPPNRELISHGKEGWLVDLGDLAGFAQYTVRLLREPNLANQLGEAAEKKMSEDFSISQMVDGYSNAIDELLSNDR, encoded by the coding sequence GTGCGAAAAGTTCTGATTGTCATTCCCACTCTCGATCGTTCTGGAGCCGAGAAGCAATTCGTCTCGCTGGCGATCGGGCTGAAAGAACGAGGTGACTCGGTCGAAGTCATCGCTTTGACCCGCTCTGGTCCGTATGAGGAACCGCTTCGCGAAGCTGGTATCTCCGTCACCGTTCTCGACAAGAAAACTCGGTTTGACGTAGCTGCCGTCTGGAAACTCCGCTCAGAGATCATCAAACGTACTCCGGATGTCGTTCTCTCGTGTCTGTTCGCAGCCAACTCTGCAACAAGACTCGCCACGACTGGGCTTAGAAAGATGCGACCGAAGATCATGATCTCTGAACGCTGCGTCGATTCCTGGAAGTCGAGCTGGCAACACTGGCTGGACCGGCGGCTTCAGTCAGCGACCGATTTGATGATCGCGAATTCGCAAAGCGTGAAAGCCTTCTACGCAGAGCAGGGGTTTCCCCAACAACGAATTCAAGTCATTCCAAACGGCGTCGACACTCCAACATCTCCATCGATGACTCGAGATGAATTCCTCGAATCGTGTGGTCTTCCTCCAGACGCACAACTCTTGATGTTTGTGGGTCGACTGGCACCGCAAAAGCGAATCAAAGACCTGCTGTGGGCTGTCCAGATGCTTCGGCATTCATGCCCGAACGCGTACTTTCTAGTCATCGGCGATGGACCAGAACGCGAAGAACTCAAACTCGTTGCACAGGAATGCGAAGCGGAGGAGCAAACTCGCTTCCTGGGTGCGGTCCCGAATGCTTCAGAACTGCTTCACCACGCGGATGTCTTCTGGCTCGCCAGCGAGTTTGAAGGGATGTCCAACAGCTTGATGGAAGCTATGGCCTGCGGGAAACCTTCGGTCGTCAGCGATATTCCTCCTAACCGTGAACTCATCAGTCACGGAAAAGAAGGGTGGCTGGTGGACCTCGGAGACCTCGCCGGGTTCGCTCAGTACACAGTCAGGCTTCTCCGAGAACCGAATCTCGCGAACCAACTTGGAGAAGCAGCTGAAAAAAAAATGTCGGAAGACTTCAGCATCTCCCAAATGGTCGACGGCTACTCCAACGCAATCGACGAGTTGCTCTCCAACGATCGCTGA
- a CDS encoding PSD1 and planctomycete cytochrome C domain-containing protein, with translation MFLTSHVSLDRFCTLLLMAATSLSFVSTDNLLADDKVEFFESKIRPVLIEHCYRCHSQEYSEAKGGLTVDTRDGIRRGGDSGPAVVPGKIDESLLVEAIKYESFEMPPKSKLPPETIAHFEKWIKMGAPDPRDEKVDPIIARKAAEIDWEEARQHWSFQPPQQTTIPEEAENRIDYFVDKRLAEEGLQPNGPADDKTLLRRLYFDLIGLPPTIEETQEFFELSKVDRHQALRTTVNKLLNSPRFGEHWATLWLDISRYAEDQAHIVGNNKALFFPNAYRYRDWVIQAFNLDLPYDQFVKLQLAADLLTPEDVSDDVALGFIGLGPKYYRRSSPEVMADEWEDRVDVVSRGLLGLTVACARCHDHKFDPIPTEDYYSLAGVFASTEMWNRPIDEAAEVKKDGHAEDPEQALHIIRDKDVHDLNVLIRGDINTKGEIVPRRFLQVLSEGTPQPYAQGSGRLELAEQIASPDNPLTARVIVNRIWAAYFGAPLVSTPSNFGHLGTSPSHPQLLDDLAVRFMENGWSLKWLHNEIVSSNAYQRSSDLNDNEMAADEANINLWRMNRRRMTVEQWRDAVLSATGQLESSIGGPSMEPDSLEELRRTVYSVRSRFELNPLLAMFDFPDPNAHSARRVETTTPLQKLFVLNSPFMVAQADKFQQRIHNSAETEEEQIDLAYQILFHRTPEPDERDLAKKFLAAADWTQFAQVLLASNEFLIID, from the coding sequence ATGTTTCTCACCTCTCATGTGTCTCTCGATCGGTTCTGCACACTTCTGCTGATGGCAGCCACTTCTCTTTCGTTCGTCTCGACAGACAATTTGCTGGCAGACGACAAGGTCGAATTCTTCGAAAGCAAGATTCGTCCCGTTCTGATTGAGCACTGCTACCGATGCCACTCGCAAGAATACAGCGAAGCCAAAGGCGGCCTGACCGTTGATACTCGAGACGGAATTCGACGCGGAGGAGATTCCGGGCCGGCCGTTGTTCCGGGGAAGATTGACGAAAGCCTTTTGGTCGAAGCGATCAAGTACGAATCCTTCGAGATGCCTCCCAAGTCGAAGCTTCCTCCTGAAACGATCGCTCATTTCGAGAAGTGGATCAAAATGGGTGCTCCCGATCCGCGCGACGAGAAAGTCGATCCGATCATCGCGCGCAAAGCGGCTGAAATCGATTGGGAAGAAGCTCGCCAGCACTGGTCATTTCAACCACCACAACAGACCACTATTCCCGAAGAAGCCGAAAACCGGATTGACTACTTCGTCGACAAGCGACTGGCAGAAGAAGGCCTCCAACCCAACGGACCAGCCGACGATAAAACACTTCTCAGACGACTGTATTTCGACCTGATCGGCTTACCGCCGACGATTGAAGAAACCCAAGAGTTCTTTGAGCTCTCCAAAGTTGACCGCCATCAGGCACTCAGGACGACGGTCAACAAGCTGCTCAACTCTCCTCGATTTGGAGAGCACTGGGCGACCCTCTGGCTCGATATCTCGAGATACGCTGAAGATCAGGCACACATTGTTGGCAACAACAAAGCCCTCTTCTTTCCGAATGCATACCGCTATCGAGACTGGGTGATTCAAGCGTTTAATCTCGACTTGCCGTACGATCAGTTCGTCAAACTACAACTCGCTGCCGATCTGCTCACTCCAGAAGATGTCAGCGATGACGTCGCCCTCGGATTTATCGGTCTCGGTCCGAAGTACTATCGGCGATCGTCTCCAGAAGTCATGGCGGACGAATGGGAAGACCGCGTCGATGTCGTCAGCCGCGGATTGCTGGGGCTGACCGTCGCATGTGCCCGGTGCCATGATCACAAGTTCGATCCGATCCCGACCGAAGATTACTACTCATTGGCCGGTGTGTTCGCCAGCACCGAGATGTGGAACCGACCGATCGATGAAGCTGCTGAAGTCAAGAAAGATGGCCATGCAGAAGATCCCGAACAAGCCCTCCACATCATCCGGGACAAAGATGTTCACGACCTGAATGTTCTGATTCGAGGAGACATCAACACCAAAGGCGAAATCGTCCCGCGACGATTCCTCCAAGTTCTCTCGGAAGGAACACCACAACCCTACGCTCAGGGAAGTGGTCGACTCGAACTGGCCGAACAGATCGCCTCTCCAGACAACCCACTCACAGCCCGCGTGATCGTCAATCGCATCTGGGCTGCCTACTTCGGAGCGCCGCTTGTTTCGACGCCAAGCAACTTCGGCCACCTCGGAACTTCCCCTTCCCACCCTCAGCTTCTGGATGACCTGGCTGTTCGGTTCATGGAAAATGGCTGGTCGCTGAAATGGCTCCACAATGAAATTGTCAGCTCGAACGCGTATCAGCGATCGAGTGATCTCAACGACAACGAAATGGCCGCCGATGAAGCGAACATCAACCTCTGGAGGATGAACAGACGGCGAATGACCGTCGAGCAATGGCGCGACGCTGTTCTTTCAGCAACGGGTCAACTCGAAAGTTCTATCGGCGGTCCGTCGATGGAACCCGATTCGCTTGAGGAATTGCGACGCACAGTTTACAGCGTTCGCAGCCGCTTCGAACTCAATCCGCTATTGGCAATGTTCGACTTCCCAGACCCGAACGCTCACTCCGCCCGACGAGTCGAAACAACAACGCCGCTCCAGAAACTGTTCGTTCTCAACAGCCCGTTCATGGTGGCTCAAGCGGACAAGTTTCAACAGCGTATCCACAACAGTGCAGAGACTGAAGAAGAGCAAATTGATCTGGCCTATCAGATTCTATTTCATCGAACACCCGAGCCCGACGAACGAGACCTCGCTAAGAAGTTTCTGGCAGCAGCAGACTGGACTCAATTCGCGCAGGTATTGCTGGCTTCAAACGAGTTTCTAATCATCGACTGA